In one Massilia endophytica genomic region, the following are encoded:
- the epsC gene encoding serine O-acetyltransferase EpsC — translation MTIDTFDGTSVKPAHWDLDQVVRQLRVSREATHNIRHQRRIRELPSREALTTIVNGLSAVLFPTHYGRPNLTDESIDYFVGDTLNTTLNRLTEQVRRGLQFADSEEGMDEAMLTQRAHDITRSFAASLPEIRALLVSDVQAAYSGDPAATSIAEIMLCYPGTIAILYYRLAHRLHQLGSPFIARMICDISHSLTGIDIHPAAQIGGSFFIDHGTGVVIGETAIIGERVRLYQQVTLGAKRFPADASGALIKGTPRHPIVEDDVVIYAGATILGRITIGAGSTIGGNVWLTQSVPPCSNVTQAQIHNDCK, via the coding sequence ATGACCATCGACACCTTTGACGGCACCAGCGTGAAGCCCGCGCACTGGGATCTGGACCAGGTCGTGCGCCAGCTGCGCGTTTCGCGCGAGGCCACGCACAATATCCGCCACCAGCGCCGCATCCGCGAGCTGCCGTCGCGCGAAGCGCTGACGACCATCGTCAACGGCCTGTCCGCCGTGCTGTTCCCCACGCATTACGGACGGCCCAACCTCACTGACGAGAGCATCGACTACTTCGTCGGCGATACGCTGAACACCACCCTGAACCGGCTCACGGAACAGGTGCGGCGCGGCCTGCAGTTCGCGGACAGCGAAGAGGGCATGGACGAGGCCATGCTCACCCAGCGCGCCCACGACATCACCCGGTCCTTCGCGGCCAGCCTGCCGGAGATCCGCGCGCTGCTGGTATCCGACGTGCAGGCAGCGTATTCGGGCGACCCGGCGGCGACGTCCATCGCGGAGATCATGCTCTGCTATCCGGGCACCATCGCCATTCTCTACTACCGCCTTGCGCACCGCCTGCACCAGCTGGGCTCCCCCTTCATTGCGCGCATGATCTGCGACATCAGCCATTCGCTGACGGGCATCGACATCCACCCGGCGGCGCAGATCGGCGGCAGCTTCTTCATCGACCACGGCACCGGCGTGGTGATCGGCGAAACGGCCATCATCGGCGAGCGCGTGCGCCTGTACCAGCAGGTCACGCTGGGCGCCAAGCGCTTCCCGGCCGACGCGTCGGGCGCGCTGATCAAGGGCACGCCGCGCCACCCCATCGTGGAAGACGACGTGGTGATCTATGCGGGCGCCACCATCCTGGGCCGCATCACCATCGGCGCCGGTTCCACCATCGGCGGCAACGTATGGCTCACGCAGAGCGTGCCTCCCTGCTCCAACGTGACACAGGCGCAGATCCACAACGACTGCAAATAA
- a CDS encoding multidrug effflux MFS transporter yields MNILLTVLLAGLTMVGPLAIDTYLPSFPAIAQTFDASPLAIQQTLSLFLFTFAFMMLFYGTLSDTFGRRPVILWSLVLYVIASVGGALAGSLGMLIVCRVLQGLASGAGSVVGRAIVQDRFSGAEAQKILAHIMMVFGLAPAIAPILGGWLQVSFGWRSIFWFLTLFAVVMFVAVYRWLPESLPVENRHPFHFKTIAGNYLRVLRHKQFLLLAAALGMAFGGFALYIGSAAYFIMNILHLPETAFGWLFIPLVSGMVVGSAMSGKLAHRFSQVQLVWISYAGMALAAGVNVAYTWIFPAEVPWAVLTLFFYSLSLAIAMPPLTLIAMNLFPNHSGLAASLQSFIQMTLFALVSGLVAPLLFDSAFKLACGVAGCLLGSLLAWMLAQPKN; encoded by the coding sequence ATGAATATTCTGCTGACCGTGCTCCTGGCCGGCCTGACGATGGTCGGGCCCCTGGCGATCGACACCTACCTGCCCTCCTTCCCCGCGATCGCGCAAACCTTCGATGCGAGCCCCCTGGCCATCCAGCAGACGCTGAGCCTTTTCCTCTTCACCTTCGCCTTCATGATGCTGTTCTACGGCACCCTGTCGGACACTTTCGGGCGCCGTCCCGTCATCCTGTGGTCGCTGGTGCTGTATGTGATCGCCTCGGTGGGCGGCGCGCTGGCCGGTTCGCTGGGCATGCTGATCGTCTGCCGCGTGCTGCAAGGCCTGGCCTCGGGCGCGGGCTCCGTGGTGGGCCGTGCCATCGTGCAGGACCGCTTCAGCGGCGCCGAGGCGCAGAAGATCCTCGCGCATATCATGATGGTGTTCGGCCTGGCGCCCGCCATTGCGCCCATCCTGGGCGGCTGGCTGCAGGTGTCCTTCGGCTGGCGCTCCATCTTCTGGTTCCTGACCCTGTTCGCCGTGGTGATGTTTGTGGCCGTCTACCGCTGGCTGCCCGAAAGCCTGCCGGTGGAGAACCGCCATCCCTTCCACTTCAAGACCATCGCGGGCAACTACCTGCGCGTGCTGCGCCACAAGCAGTTCCTGCTGCTCGCCGCCGCGCTGGGCATGGCCTTCGGCGGCTTCGCGCTGTATATCGGCTCGGCGGCCTACTTCATCATGAACATCCTGCACCTGCCGGAAACGGCTTTCGGCTGGCTGTTCATTCCGCTGGTCTCGGGCATGGTGGTGGGTTCGGCGATGTCCGGCAAGCTGGCGCACCGGTTCTCGCAGGTGCAGCTGGTGTGGATCAGCTATGCGGGCATGGCGCTGGCCGCAGGCGTGAATGTGGCCTATACCTGGATCTTCCCGGCGGAGGTGCCCTGGGCTGTGCTGACGCTGTTCTTCTATTCCCTGTCGCTCGCCATCGCCATGCCGCCGCTCACGCTGATCGCGATGAACCTGTTCCCGAACCACAGCGGCCTCGCGGCCTCGCTGCAGTCCTTCATCCAGATGACGTTATTCGCGCTGGTATCCGGCCTGGTGGCGCCCCTGCTCTTCGACAGCGCCTTCAAGCTGGCCTGCGGCGTGGCGGGCTGCCTGCTGGGGAGCCTGCTGGCCTGGATGCTCGCGCAGCCGAAAAACTGA
- a CDS encoding helix-turn-helix transcriptional regulator: MNTADQVLFLLKTRGPKTAQQLADMLELTSMGARRHLEAAEEKGLVRYEDVAEKVGRPSRRWLLTDAGHARFPDRHADLTLQLITQVRSLFGEEGMEKLILAREQASEEFYRKSVGDSAPLAGKVEALAMAREVEGYMAEVEAQPDGSLLLVENHCPICAAARECQKFCRSELDVFQRVLGPGCKVERTEHLLSGARRCAYRIVPV; the protein is encoded by the coding sequence GTGAATACCGCCGACCAGGTTCTCTTCCTGCTGAAAACGCGAGGCCCGAAAACGGCGCAGCAGCTGGCGGACATGCTGGAGCTCACGTCGATGGGCGCACGCCGCCATCTCGAAGCGGCCGAAGAAAAAGGGCTGGTGCGCTACGAGGACGTGGCCGAGAAAGTCGGCCGCCCCTCGCGGCGCTGGCTGCTGACCGACGCGGGCCATGCCCGCTTCCCGGACCGCCACGCCGACCTCACGCTGCAACTGATCACGCAGGTACGCAGCCTGTTCGGCGAAGAAGGCATGGAGAAGTTGATCCTCGCCCGCGAGCAGGCCAGCGAGGAGTTCTACCGCAAGAGCGTGGGCGACAGCGCGCCGCTGGCGGGCAAGGTCGAAGCGCTGGCCATGGCGCGCGAGGTGGAAGGCTATATGGCCGAGGTGGAGGCGCAGCCCGACGGCAGCCTGCTGCTGGTGGAGAACCATTGCCCCATCTGCGCTGCCGCCCGCGAGTGCCAGAAGTTCTGCCGCTCGGAGCTCGACGTTTTCCAGCGCGTGCTGGGACCCGGCTGCAAGGTCGAGCGCACCGAGCATCTCCTCTCCGGCGCCCGCCGCTGTGCCTATCGGATCGTACCCGTCTGA
- a CDS encoding MFS transporter: MKNSLLIAAACLMALLSTVGASLPYPILPPLFAAEAANSLNNFLGLPPKLLFGIALTINPIGLLIGATLLGPLSDRYGRRPVLLTTAFGGAAGHALTAVALVMHSYPLFILARFGTGLMEGNGSVARALLADKLEGPLRVRALSWLNGAFYAGWLAGPLLAGATLGFGITVPFMVAVAALVLAALLVMAALPPQAPSSDTSSLWQVARQRHALNLLRFPELRMLFIVQLAVSCGVTAFYSYYPLWLVEVGSFDTPSIAAANMVMCGIMTGSSLIAGRPSEHEPLRRAAWFAWGVAAAVAGVALGNLWFGLVAIALFGIPNAFFNAIVQGWAAERFSAHGQGAVMGLLSTTFCLASILTSLAGALLSLADTRLVLGLGAVLCAWSGWRIAAWRGELACLSAKGATS, from the coding sequence ATGAAAAACAGTCTGCTCATTGCCGCAGCTTGCCTCATGGCGCTGCTCTCCACGGTCGGCGCCTCCTTGCCGTATCCGATCCTGCCGCCGCTGTTCGCTGCCGAGGCCGCGAACAGCCTGAACAATTTCCTGGGCCTGCCGCCCAAGCTGCTGTTCGGCATCGCCTTGACCATCAACCCCATTGGCCTGCTGATCGGTGCGACCTTGCTGGGGCCGCTCTCGGACCGTTACGGCCGCCGTCCAGTGCTGCTGACGACGGCCTTCGGCGGCGCGGCGGGACATGCCCTGACGGCGGTGGCGCTCGTGATGCATTCCTACCCGCTGTTCATTCTCGCCCGATTCGGCACGGGTCTGATGGAAGGGAACGGCTCGGTGGCCCGCGCACTGCTGGCGGACAAGCTGGAAGGCCCGCTGCGGGTGCGCGCGCTCTCCTGGCTGAACGGCGCCTTCTATGCGGGCTGGCTGGCCGGTCCGCTGCTCGCGGGCGCCACGCTGGGCTTCGGTATCACCGTGCCTTTCATGGTGGCCGTGGCGGCCCTGGTGCTCGCCGCGCTGCTGGTGATGGCGGCGCTGCCGCCACAGGCGCCATCGAGCGATACGAGTTCGCTGTGGCAGGTGGCGCGTCAGCGCCATGCCCTGAACCTGCTGCGCTTCCCGGAGCTGCGCATGCTCTTCATCGTGCAGCTCGCGGTCTCCTGCGGGGTGACGGCCTTCTATTCCTATTATCCGCTCTGGCTGGTGGAAGTAGGCAGCTTCGATACCCCTTCGATTGCGGCAGCCAATATGGTCATGTGCGGCATCATGACGGGCAGCTCGCTGATCGCGGGCCGGCCCAGCGAGCATGAGCCGCTGCGGCGCGCCGCATGGTTTGCCTGGGGCGTGGCGGCCGCCGTTGCAGGCGTCGCGCTTGGGAACCTGTGGTTCGGCCTCGTTGCCATTGCGCTCTTCGGCATTCCCAACGCCTTCTTCAATGCCATCGTCCAGGGCTGGGCCGCGGAGCGCTTCAGTGCGCACGGGCAGGGCGCTGTCATGGGCCTGCTCTCCACCACCTTCTGCCTCGCCAGCATCCTCACTTCCTTGGCCGGTGCGCTGCTCTCGCTGGCCGACACGCGCCTGGTGCTGGGCCTGGGCGCTGTATTGTGCGCATGGTCCGGCTGGCGCATTGCCGCCTGGCGCGGCGAGCTGGCATGCCTTTCCGCAAAAGGAGCGACATCGTGA
- a CDS encoding helix-turn-helix transcriptional regulator, protein MPSNFGRPLLTLSLGDLVVSEHLHAPHEQIGLHRHEQPYMCIVTAGAYSEISRSRTLQLKEGAVLGHPEGEQHANSFGADGGRCLNITPQGAWRDNAAWSDWLQDRAAAPGSAGPAAMMRLKRELMANPHPFSIAAALFELMAGDADRCRQGPVPAWLRRVREGIDAAPSAAHGLTALAGEAGVHPSHLAKAFRQWTGQSIGEYARRQRIEAALEEIGHAPLAEIAARHGFSDQAHFTRAVRQATGLTPRAFKKARQVQ, encoded by the coding sequence ATGCCTTCGAACTTCGGCAGGCCGCTGCTCACACTTTCGCTGGGCGACCTGGTGGTCAGCGAACACCTGCACGCGCCGCATGAGCAGATCGGGCTGCACCGCCACGAGCAGCCCTATATGTGCATCGTGACCGCGGGCGCATACTCTGAAATCAGCCGCAGCCGCACATTGCAGCTGAAGGAGGGCGCCGTGCTGGGCCATCCCGAAGGCGAACAGCATGCCAACAGCTTCGGCGCGGACGGCGGACGCTGCCTCAACATCACGCCGCAAGGCGCATGGCGCGACAATGCAGCCTGGTCCGACTGGCTGCAGGACCGCGCGGCCGCGCCGGGCAGCGCCGGTCCCGCGGCCATGATGCGGCTGAAGCGCGAGCTCATGGCCAATCCGCATCCCTTCAGCATCGCCGCCGCACTCTTCGAGCTCATGGCCGGCGACGCCGACCGCTGCCGCCAGGGACCGGTGCCGGCCTGGCTGCGGCGCGTACGCGAAGGCATCGATGCCGCGCCTTCTGCGGCCCACGGGTTGACGGCGCTGGCGGGCGAAGCCGGAGTGCATCCTTCCCATCTGGCGAAGGCCTTCCGCCAGTGGACGGGACAAAGCATCGGCGAATATGCGCGCCGCCAGCGCATCGAAGCGGCGCTCGAAGAGATCGGCCACGCGCCCCTCGCCGAGATCGCGGCAAGGCACGGCTTCTCCGATCAGGCACACTTCACGCGCGCCGTGCGCCAGGCCACCGGGCTCACGCCACGCGCATTCAAAAAAGCGCGGCAAGTTCAATAA
- the trxC gene encoding thioredoxin TrxC — MSESLHIVCPHCDAVNRVPAPRLDEDPNCGACKRQLFTGHPADLSSARFLKHIERSDLPVLVDFWAPWCGPCRTMAPFYEQATQRLEPRYRVVKVNTEEAQDIGARYAIRSIPTLALFRNGREIARQPGAMDTNSILGWVQQNSR, encoded by the coding sequence ATGAGCGAATCCCTCCACATCGTCTGCCCGCACTGCGACGCCGTCAACCGCGTGCCCGCGCCCAGGCTGGACGAAGACCCCAATTGCGGCGCCTGCAAGCGGCAGCTGTTCACCGGCCATCCCGCCGATCTGTCGAGCGCGCGCTTCCTGAAGCATATCGAACGCAGCGACCTGCCCGTGCTGGTGGACTTCTGGGCCCCGTGGTGCGGCCCCTGCCGCACAATGGCGCCTTTCTACGAGCAGGCCACGCAGCGCCTGGAGCCGCGCTACCGCGTCGTGAAGGTCAACACCGAAGAGGCGCAGGACATCGGCGCCCGCTACGCCATCCGCAGCATCCCCACCCTGGCCCTGTTCCGCAACGGCCGCGAGATCGCGCGTCAGCCGGGCGCCATGGATACCAACAGCATCCTCGGCTGGGTGCAGCAGAACAGCCGCTGA
- a CDS encoding phasin family protein: MAFFNDLSRSLMQTAQQYGELQLQFVHTMFEDSSATGQALMSVSRPTELFSITAAQAQPVAMRLRAYQQQLSRITADSQNGIIKVTGDHAEETTRTARELTDEVTRITSEETERTLRQQQDAIRQMANPLESIMDSAARHARAAMGEASDMAQQSVQAAQSAASKQPPRKEQHQPG, from the coding sequence ATGGCGTTCTTCAACGATCTTTCCCGCTCGCTGATGCAGACGGCGCAGCAGTATGGCGAGCTGCAGCTGCAGTTCGTCCACACCATGTTCGAGGACAGCTCCGCCACCGGGCAGGCGCTGATGAGCGTCAGCCGGCCCACTGAACTGTTCAGCATCACGGCCGCCCAGGCGCAGCCGGTGGCCATGCGGCTGCGGGCTTACCAGCAGCAGCTATCGCGCATCACGGCGGACAGCCAGAACGGTATCATCAAGGTCACGGGCGACCATGCCGAGGAAACGACGCGCACGGCGCGCGAACTTACGGACGAGGTCACGCGCATCACCTCCGAAGAAACCGAACGCACGCTGCGCCAGCAGCAGGACGCCATCCGCCAAATGGCCAATCCGCTCGAGAGCATTATGGACAGTGCGGCCCGCCACGCCCGCGCGGCCATGGGCGAGGCTTCCGATATGGCCCAGCAGTCCGTTCAGGCGGCGCAGAGTGCGGCGTCCAAACAGCCGCCGCGCAAGGAGCAGCACCAGCCCGGCTGA
- a CDS encoding substrate-binding domain-containing protein, with protein sequence MRRYVLMMAALLVLQGSAYAQQVIRLSTTTSTENSGLLAYLLPAFEAKANAKVQVISVGTGKALELAKNGDVDVTLVHARAAEDKFVAEGWGVDRRDVMYNDFIVVGPSGDQAEIRGSRDVLAAFRKLAGSTSKFVSRGDNSGTDIMEKSYWKQAGTQPAGARYVSAGLGMGEVLNMAAELQAYTLTDRATYGAYQAKTGLVVAVEGDPKMFNPYGIIAVNPARHPGVNYKGAKQLIVWITSPEGQAKIAAFKPVGQQLFFPSAKSDSGGCIVHTRTFERDHGAGPCSP encoded by the coding sequence ATGCGGCGTTACGTTCTGATGATGGCAGCCTTGCTGGTCCTGCAGGGAAGCGCCTATGCCCAGCAGGTCATCCGCCTCTCGACCACCACCAGCACCGAGAACTCCGGCCTGCTGGCGTATCTGCTGCCCGCCTTCGAGGCGAAAGCCAATGCCAAGGTGCAGGTGATCTCCGTGGGCACCGGCAAGGCGCTGGAGCTGGCGAAGAACGGCGATGTGGACGTGACCCTGGTGCACGCCCGCGCCGCCGAGGACAAGTTCGTGGCCGAAGGCTGGGGCGTGGACCGTCGCGATGTGATGTACAACGACTTCATCGTTGTCGGCCCCTCCGGCGACCAGGCGGAGATCCGCGGCAGCCGCGACGTGCTCGCCGCCTTCCGCAAGCTCGCGGGCAGCACCTCGAAGTTCGTATCGCGCGGCGACAATTCAGGTACGGACATCATGGAAAAGAGCTACTGGAAGCAGGCGGGCACGCAGCCCGCCGGGGCGCGTTACGTGTCGGCGGGCCTGGGCATGGGCGAGGTGCTGAACATGGCCGCCGAGCTGCAGGCCTACACGCTGACCGACCGCGCCACGTACGGCGCCTACCAGGCCAAGACGGGCCTGGTGGTGGCGGTGGAAGGGGACCCGAAGATGTTCAACCCCTACGGCATCATTGCCGTGAACCCGGCCCGGCATCCCGGCGTGAACTACAAGGGCGCGAAGCAGCTGATCGTGTGGATCACGTCGCCCGAGGGCCAGGCGAAGATCGCCGCCTTCAAGCCCGTCGGGCAGCAGCTCTTCTTCCCGTCCGCCAAATCGGACAGCGGCGGGTGCATTGTCCATACCCGCACGTTTGAGCGAGATCATGGTGCGGGGCCGTGCAGCCCTTAG
- a CDS encoding energy-coupling factor ABC transporter ATP-binding protein: MTLLAFRHLAKRYGGQLLFSLEDFSIDAATAYVLTGVNGAGKSTLLRALAGLAQAEAEGLRFMGEDMQLKPYPRAMRDAIVYVHQHPIMFSTSVEDNIAYGLKARGMPQAAVREAVGEAVEWAGVGHLRGHKPAHLSGGEKQRVALARARVLQARLLLLDEPTANLDGEAREQVIALIPDLVKAGSSIIMACHDRDLINLPDVRRMKLRDGRLEFR, translated from the coding sequence ATGACGCTCCTCGCATTCCGCCATCTCGCCAAGCGCTACGGCGGCCAGCTCCTGTTCTCGCTGGAGGACTTTTCCATCGATGCCGCCACCGCCTATGTGCTCACCGGCGTGAACGGCGCGGGCAAGAGCACGCTGCTGCGCGCCCTGGCCGGGCTGGCGCAGGCCGAAGCGGAAGGCCTGCGCTTCATGGGCGAGGACATGCAGCTCAAGCCCTACCCGCGCGCCATGCGCGACGCCATCGTCTACGTGCACCAGCATCCCATCATGTTCTCGACGAGCGTGGAGGACAATATCGCCTACGGCCTCAAGGCGCGCGGCATGCCGCAGGCAGCGGTGCGCGAAGCGGTCGGGGAAGCCGTCGAGTGGGCCGGGGTAGGGCACCTGCGCGGCCACAAGCCGGCCCATTTGTCCGGCGGCGAGAAGCAGCGCGTGGCGCTGGCGCGGGCGCGCGTTCTGCAGGCGCGCCTGCTGCTGCTGGACGAACCTACCGCAAACCTCGACGGCGAGGCGCGCGAGCAGGTCATCGCACTCATTCCGGACCTGGTCAAGGCAGGCAGCAGCATCATCATGGCCTGCCATGACCGGGACCTCATCAACCTCCCCGACGTGCGCCGCATGAAGCTGCGCGATGGACGGTTGGAGTTCCGTTGA
- a CDS encoding ABC transporter permease, with product MSLMDAVATAFRLLFTGDPVLWNIVWISLSTSIAGLLIATPFAVAGGYAIAMHQFPGRRLVIWLAQAALSLPTVLIGLLLYLLLSRHGPMGGLQWLFTQSGIVAGQVIIALPVLMAFTLAAVQAADPRYAETAIAHGASPLRVMATLLYEVRFGVMAAIISGFGRVISEVGCAMMVGGNIAGYTRTITTAIALETSKGEFAQGIALGIVLVALALAMNGAMMLLQGDAHAAKGRT from the coding sequence ATGTCCTTGATGGACGCGGTGGCCACCGCTTTCCGCCTGCTGTTCACGGGAGACCCCGTGCTCTGGAATATCGTCTGGATTTCTCTCAGTACCAGCATCGCCGGCCTGCTGATTGCCACGCCCTTTGCCGTGGCGGGCGGCTACGCCATCGCCATGCACCAGTTCCCCGGCCGCCGCCTCGTGATCTGGCTGGCGCAGGCTGCGCTCTCCCTGCCCACCGTCCTGATTGGACTCCTGCTTTATCTCCTGCTGTCGCGCCATGGACCGATGGGCGGACTGCAATGGCTGTTCACGCAGTCCGGCATCGTTGCGGGACAGGTGATCATCGCGCTGCCGGTGCTGATGGCGTTCACGCTGGCGGCCGTGCAGGCGGCGGACCCGCGCTACGCGGAAACGGCCATCGCACACGGCGCCTCGCCGCTGCGCGTCATGGCCACGCTGCTGTACGAAGTGCGCTTCGGCGTCATGGCCGCCATCATCAGCGGCTTTGGCCGCGTGATCTCGGAAGTGGGCTGCGCCATGATGGTAGGCGGGAATATCGCAGGCTACACGCGCACCATCACCACGGCAATTGCGCTGGAGACCAGCAAGGGCGAGTTCGCCCAGGGCATCGCGCTCGGCATTGTGCTGGTCGCGCTCGCGCTGGCGATGAATGGCGCCATGATGCTGCTTCAGGGCGACGCCCACGCGGCGAAGGGGCGGACATGA
- the fdhF gene encoding formate dehydrogenase subunit alpha, whose product MSVRFELNGRSVEAAPGETVLQAARREGVEIPHLCYKDGVDVAGNCRACMVEIDGERVLAPSCCRYPAEGMKVATDSPRALSAQKMVLELLLSDMPETDYTRHNEVDEWAAKLEVGKPRFAPRTQPQADLSHAAIAVNLDACIQCTRCVRACRDEQANDVIGLAFRGDRASIVFDMADPMGASTCVACGECVQACPTGALMPARGAALPVPEKRVDSVCPYCGVGCQLTYNVSNNRIQYVEGRDGPANHGRLCVKGRYGFDYAHHPQRLTKPLIRRADAPKSGDFTMDPERVSDVFREATWEEALALAGGKLAQLRDTHGRGALAGFGSAKGSNEEAYLFQKLVRTGFGSNNVDHCTRLCHASSVAALLEGIGSGAVSNPVMDVMQAEVVLVIGANPTVNHPVAATWIKNAVRQGTQLIVCDPRRSELARHAHRYLQFKPDTDVALLNAMMHVIVHEGLVDEDFIASRTIGYEELRANVEGYSPELMAPVCGIDADTIRYVARLYAKSKGSMILWGMGISQHVHGTDNARCLIALALMTGQIGRPGTGLHPLRGQNNVQGASDAGLIPMMYPDYQRVSEPAVRQRFAQAWKVPPESLDERPGLTVVEVMDAIIAGKVRGMYIMGENPAMSDPDASHAREALAALDHLVVQDIFLTETAYLADVVLPASAFPEKTGSFTNTDRTVQIGRQALDPPGDARQDLWIIQQIAQRVGLDWRYGHVSEVFEEMRQLMPSIAGISWQRLEHKHAVTYPCPAEDQPGTPVVFTETFPRESGKARFVPADIIPADERPDAEYPMVLITGRQLEHWHTGSMTRRAAVLDAIEPDPVALVHPLDLDKLGVAAGGVITIASRRGEVALYARADDSSPPGAVFVPFCYYEAAVNKLTNPALDPFGKIPEFKYCAVRVTPGGEVAEQGSYGGGQLLQPI is encoded by the coding sequence ATGAGCGTACGCTTCGAACTGAATGGCCGCAGCGTGGAGGCGGCGCCTGGCGAGACCGTGTTACAGGCCGCGCGCCGCGAGGGCGTGGAGATTCCCCATCTCTGCTACAAGGACGGCGTGGACGTGGCTGGAAATTGCCGCGCGTGCATGGTGGAGATCGACGGCGAGCGGGTGCTGGCGCCGTCCTGCTGCCGCTACCCGGCCGAAGGCATGAAAGTGGCGACGGACAGCCCGCGCGCGCTCAGCGCGCAGAAAATGGTGCTGGAGCTGCTGCTCTCCGACATGCCGGAAACGGACTACACCCGCCATAACGAGGTGGACGAATGGGCTGCGAAGCTGGAGGTGGGCAAGCCCCGCTTCGCGCCACGCACCCAGCCGCAGGCCGACCTGTCGCACGCCGCGATCGCCGTGAACCTGGACGCCTGCATCCAGTGCACGCGCTGCGTCAGGGCCTGCCGCGACGAGCAGGCGAACGATGTGATCGGCCTGGCCTTCCGTGGCGACCGCGCCAGCATCGTCTTCGACATGGCCGACCCGATGGGCGCCTCCACCTGCGTGGCCTGCGGCGAATGCGTGCAGGCCTGCCCGACCGGAGCGCTGATGCCCGCGCGCGGCGCCGCGCTGCCAGTGCCGGAAAAGCGCGTGGATTCGGTCTGTCCCTATTGCGGCGTGGGCTGCCAGCTCACCTACAACGTCAGCAACAACCGCATCCAGTATGTGGAGGGACGCGACGGCCCGGCCAACCATGGACGCCTGTGCGTCAAAGGACGCTACGGTTTCGATTATGCCCACCACCCCCAGCGCCTGACCAAGCCGCTTATCCGCCGTGCGGACGCTCCAAAGTCCGGCGACTTCACCATGGATCCGGAGCGCGTGTCCGACGTCTTCCGCGAGGCGACATGGGAAGAGGCGCTGGCGCTGGCGGGCGGCAAACTGGCGCAGCTGCGCGATACCCACGGGCGGGGCGCGCTGGCGGGCTTCGGCTCCGCCAAGGGCAGCAACGAGGAAGCCTATCTGTTCCAGAAGCTGGTGCGCACAGGCTTCGGCAGCAATAACGTCGATCACTGCACGCGGCTGTGCCATGCCTCGTCCGTGGCGGCGCTGCTGGAAGGGATAGGCTCGGGCGCCGTGTCGAATCCCGTGATGGACGTGATGCAGGCCGAGGTGGTGCTGGTCATCGGCGCCAATCCCACGGTGAACCATCCCGTGGCGGCGACCTGGATCAAGAACGCCGTGCGGCAGGGGACGCAGCTCATCGTCTGCGATCCGCGCCGTTCGGAACTGGCGCGCCATGCGCACCGCTATCTCCAGTTCAAGCCGGATACCGACGTGGCGCTGCTCAACGCCATGATGCATGTGATCGTGCACGAGGGCCTGGTGGATGAAGACTTTATTGCGAGCCGCACCATCGGCTACGAGGAGCTGCGCGCCAATGTGGAGGGCTACAGCCCCGAACTCATGGCGCCGGTCTGCGGCATCGATGCCGATACCATCCGCTATGTGGCGCGGCTGTACGCGAAGTCGAAAGGATCGATGATCCTGTGGGGTATGGGCATTTCGCAGCACGTGCACGGCACCGACAACGCGCGCTGCCTGATCGCCCTGGCGCTCATGACGGGCCAGATCGGGCGCCCCGGCACCGGCCTGCACCCGCTGCGCGGCCAGAACAATGTGCAGGGCGCTTCCGATGCAGGCCTGATTCCGATGATGTATCCGGACTATCAGCGTGTGAGCGAGCCTGCGGTGCGCCAGCGCTTCGCGCAGGCCTGGAAGGTGCCGCCAGAGTCTCTCGACGAGCGGCCCGGCCTCACCGTGGTGGAAGTGATGGACGCCATCATCGCGGGCAAGGTGCGCGGCATGTACATCATGGGCGAGAACCCCGCCATGTCCGATCCCGACGCGAGCCATGCGCGCGAGGCGCTGGCCGCGCTGGACCATCTCGTCGTGCAGGACATCTTCCTCACCGAGACCGCCTATCTGGCGGACGTGGTGCTGCCAGCCAGCGCCTTCCCTGAAAAGACCGGCAGCTTCACCAATACCGACCGCACGGTGCAGATCGGCCGCCAGGCCCTCGACCCGCCCGGCGATGCGCGGCAGGACCTGTGGATCATCCAGCAGATCGCCCAGCGCGTGGGGCTGGACTGGCGGTACGGTCATGTATCCGAGGTGTTCGAGGAGATGCGCCAGCTCATGCCGAGCATTGCGGGCATCAGCTGGCAGCGCCTGGAACACAAGCACGCAGTGACGTATCCCTGCCCGGCGGAGGACCAGCCCGGAACGCCGGTCGTGTTCACCGAGACCTTCCCGCGCGAGTCCGGCAAGGCGCGCTTTGTACCGGCCGATATCATTCCGGCCGACGAACGGCCGGATGCCGAATACCCGATGGTGCTGATCACCGGGCGCCAGCTGGAGCATTGGCACACCGGCAGCATGACCCGCCGCGCCGCCGTGCTGGACGCCATCGAGCCCGATCCGGTCGCGCTGGTGCACCCGCTGGACCTCGACAAGCTCGGCGTGGCGGCGGGCGGCGTGATCACCATCGCTTCGCGCCGTGGAGAGGTTGCCTTGTATGCGAGGGCGGACGACAGCTCCCCGCCGGGCGCCGTCTTCGTGCCGTTCTGCTATTACGAGGCGGCCGTGAACAAGCTGACCAACCCGGCGCTCGACCCCTTCGGCAAGATCCCCGAGTTCAAGTACTGCGCGGTGCGCGTCACGCCTGGCGGCGAGGTCGCGGAGCAGGGCAGCTACGGTGGAGGACAACTGCTGCAGCCCATTTGA